In Aspergillus fumigatus Af293 chromosome 2, whole genome shotgun sequence, a genomic segment contains:
- a CDS encoding phytanoyl-CoA dioxygenase family protein, translating into MEGLTPSQLAFFRENGYLVIPGFLSPEDITSLLTETNKFLDDFPLESHPLTKFTTGDDETDENNTHVGDDYFLTSGDKIRFFFEPEAFSSTPDPATGKPTLLKPKQQAINKIGHALHSLSSPFEKVSLSARNAAIAKSLGFVDPRVLQSMVICKQPGIGGAVPPHRDSEFLYTRPPSAVGWWFALQDAGPGNATLGMWKGSHRQGIKRRFVRKVGENGKVLGTEFVENDGPKMPRGAEGDGQDPDQGPDVKDENFEILDIKAGSLVLIHGNVLHMSEKNTSPRSRFAYTFHVIEGADGWDYDERNWLQPPEGGEFSKLYR; encoded by the coding sequence ATGGAAGGCCTCACTCCCTCACAACTCGCCTTCTTCCGTGAGAACGGCTACCTCGTCATTCCCGGCTTTCTCTCCCCAGAGGACATCACCTCCCTCCTGACCGAGACCAACAAATTCCTCGACGACTTCCCACTAGAATCCCACCCACTCACCAAATTCACCACTGGCGATGACGAAACCGACGAAAACAACACCCACGTCGGCGACGACTACTTCCTGACCTCCGGCGACAAAatccgcttcttctttgaaCCGgaagccttctcctccacccccgACCCCGCAACAGGCAAGCCCACCCTCCTCAAGCCCAAACAGCAAGCAATCAACAAGATCGGACATGCATTGCACTcactctcctctcccttcgAGAAAGTCTCCCTGAGCGCGCGCAATGCCGCTATCGCCAAGTCGCTGGGCTTCGTGGACCCGCGCGTGCTGCAGAGTATGGTGATCTGCAAGCAGCCCGGGATCGGGGGCGCGGTGCCGCCGCACCGGGACTCGGAGTTTCTGTATACGAGGCCGCCGTCAGCGGTGGGATGGTGGTTTGCGCTGCAGGATGCGGGCCCGGGGAATGCGACGCTGGGGATGTGGAAAGGTTCGCATCGGCAGGGGATCAAGCGGCGGTTCGTGAGGAAGGTCGGGGAGAATGGGAAGGTTCTTGGGACGGAGTTTGTGGAGAATGATGGGCCTAAGATGCCGAGGGGTGCGGAGGGTGACGGTCAGGATCCGGACCAGGGACCGGATGTTAAGGATGAGAATTTCGAGATtctggatatcaaggccGGGTCGCTAGTGCTGATTCATGGGAACGTGCTGCATATGAGCGAGAAAAATACCAGCCCGCGCAGCCGGTTTGCATATACATTCCATGTCATTGAGGGTGCGGACGGATGGGATTATGATGAGAGGAACTGGCTGCAGCCTCCGGAGGGCGGAGAGTTCTCCAAGCTGTATCGGTAG